Genomic DNA from Manihot esculenta cultivar AM560-2 chromosome 15, M.esculenta_v8, whole genome shotgun sequence:
AGTACATTATTAAAGAACTGCTGAGGTTCTGTGACTTGAGAGCATATAAGATATCTATTTCTCAGATTTCGCTTTAAGATGTCTACCTCTATTTCGCGTATTTGCAATAGAACCTATTTTGAGGCAAAAAGGATGTTTGATTAGTTAGCCTATGTCAAAAATAATATTCCAGTTGTTGATTACAGTAAGTTTCAAAGATGGCGAAAGAGCGCAAATTTATCTAATCTATATAGCATTTGGTACCTTTCATGCCATATATGAGCATGGCCAGCCTCAAGCTGTGTAGTTGGATCAACGCTGCACCACTTATGTGCCCATTTCTCAGCTTGATTAGAGGCATCATAATGTTCCCACCATTCCTCTTTCCACTCATCACCTCTTCCATTCTTCCCCCACTTATCTGCTGTTTTCTCAAGATGCAAAAGCCCAGATTCCTAGAAGCATCAAATACAGTATTTTAGTTCATGGAGAATAAGATCCAAACTTGAATGTTTAGTGCAGAGTTTGTTTCGCACGGACAAGTTTCAGTTGGCacaaagaaaatacataaataaataaatacataaaaataagaAACAGGGTAATACAAGCTAATTATGCTGTTTTTGACATTGCAACAAGATACACTTCACAAAGAAAACAAATGTGCTTcccattatttttcttctccaattaaacaaaaagaaaatccTTAGTCATCATCTCCGTAAAAAAATTGTAAAGCTAAATACTTCTTCTCCTAACCTGTTACTAAAGAGATTTTTCTTTATCATGCAGGAAGTACTTCAAATGTTTTATTGCAAATACTTCAGCTGTTGAGACTGCTGTGTAACATCTTGGGCTTAAAGAACGATTAAGCACCTATGGACTCATTATTCAAGGTCATTCCAATTCCAAGCTCGACCATCACTCCATACATCCTTGACAACCAACAAAATTTTGGGCCAATCTAAGTTGTTTTCATGTTTGTTATTGAATTATATCCATTTCACCAATTTGAATAATGCATATAACAGAATCTAGTATGCCGGAAGCAAACAGGAAGCAAGTgcaaatcatcaaaataaaaatactaaccTGCCACATTGATTCTCTCCAGTACTCACGCCATACATTTCCTGTAGCATCTCGTCCTGATTTTTCTGAACCAAGTTCCTTATAACCAAACTCATCAGAAGCTTCCCAAAACTTCTCTTGCCACTCAACATCTTGGTTAGGACGAGCACCCCTGGTCATTGTCCACCTGCAAATCACACCATCAGGTCTCCGCTCAATTCCTGTCTCCTTCCACCACCTTGATCCGTTTGGATCTACTCCACTAGATTCTTCATCCACTTCATCAAGAACATGAGCAATCTCTAGTTCATGTGCATGACATAGAAGATTAAGTTTGCTATCTTCCTCTTTAGTAGAAGGCGTATCCAGATCAGATACAGAGACCTCATCCTTTTTAACCTCCATCAGCGACTGCAGAGGAGGAATAGGAGGAATGGAACTAGTCTCTGAAAGCTTACTCTCCAATGGAATATTGAGAAAATCCAAACATCGCTCTTTCATTGCCACAGGGCTTGCTAAAATAGGAGATATCAAAGATCTTTTAGCTTCCAGCAAGTCAGCATCGTATTGACTCTTCTCAGTATCAGTAGGAGGTCTCCACGACCAAAAATCTGGCCCAGGAACTCCATTTCCAGAATGATCAATTCGAGACACAAAAGTGCTTCCATTATTTGTTGCTGAATgattaaagatattaaaatcTGAAGAACTTCAATCCATACCATAGTGGCTGTCCATCATAAACTTTGAAAAATTCGAACTTGCAACACTCACATCCAAGCCCCAGAATGATAAAACAATACAAATATATAAaacacaaaattaattaaataaataacgaTTTTTACCTCCTTGTTTCTTTTCCACTCCTCCGCCTAGGCCTCCACCTTCTCCGGTGAAATTGCTATTGTCTCCGTCATTTGCCTTACTATTCCCAGGCAATCTTTCGCTGAGAATGGCACGAGCAGCCGCAATCGCTGCCGCAGCCCGATCAATGACCTGCATTCGTTGAATCATGTCGCTCTCCTCCTTGGAAACATCCAAACTCTTCCTGAAGTCCTCACTTTTCTCCTTCAAATTCACTCTGTGGCCACCATTATTATCAGCATTATCGCCACTGTCAATGCCGGCCACTCCTTCGGTGCGATTTTGGAACTCAACGATATTCTTGTCGAGATCGCTGGCGTTCTTCCACGTGTCCAGGGACGAGTTCTCATCATTAGAAGCCCTAATTCTCGAGCTTTCTACGTTCCTAGTTCTGGATTTATCGACGAATAGCAATTGTTCCAGTGGTAAGAACAGCGGTTTACCGGTTTTCTGAAAATTCACAAAGCGTAGGGTTGAGCCTGAGCTAGCGCCGAGCTTGGACGCCATTTTGGTTTGAAAGAGACGGGGAAGTACGATCAATGAGATTGGGACGTGAAAGTGAGCCAGGACACTCGTCTGATTAGAGGAAACAGAAAAGCGGAGACGCCATCTCTCATTTATTCCTAGTTTACCGGAATTTAACCGCTTTTCATGATGACGTCGATATTTATTCAAATGAATTAATGGGTTTCCTGAAACGTTGCATCATAGTAACAGATGGAGGATTTTTTGGGGTTTTAGAAGGCACGTGTCAAGTGAACTCCTCAGGTCCAAATCCTTCTTCTGTTCATAAATCTTTGATAATTATACTAACCTCCACCtcataaacataataaaattcttaatctTAATTACGAATTATTTGCttttagtaaaataatataaataaaacaatattataaatcaaataaaattctcatttaaaaaaaaatcaaataaaatttattaattttattataatattgttttatcttgaaaaaaataatattgttttATTATAAAAGAACAATGATATAAAAcgttaaaaaaaaagtattttcacattttttatttataacgaGACAAGTAGAATATTACTCAAACTCTGTGATAACTTAGTTAATGCAATTTGATGATGGACATTATTCTCATTAATAGACTAACTCCTAAGAGGATCTGCTACTTGAAGTCGTTGATTTTGACGGTTGATATGCATGACCAGCTCTTCACGGAAAGGTAGAAGAAATGATCTCTTGTTAAGATCCgctaattaaaatgttttttttaatgGAGATGAGAAATTAAGATATTAGaacttgaaattttttaaatttattatcattGTATACACAAAtctcaaatttactcagatGATTATTTAGATACACTTATCATCTTAGTActcattcaaattttaaatttattccgATATACTTATTATCAATATGACACtcaaattttagatttattcagatatttTAGTATTcactcaaattttaaatttatttagatgcaTTTATTATTTATCTGACTGTCTGTCACTCAAATCTTAGATTTATTCAGATGCATGTATATATGAATATGTATGTATACTCAAATCTTATCTTTTTAGATTTATTCAGATGTATGCACACTCAAATCTTATCTTTTTAGATTTATTCAGATGTATGCACACTCAAATCTTATCTTTTTAGATTTATTCAGATGTATGCACACTCAAATCTTATCTTTTTAGATTTATTCAGATGTATGCACACTCAaatcttatttttttagatttattcaGATGTATGTATAAGCACTTATATATGCACGACATGCATGCAATGTGTAcatatcttattttttaaaaatttattcagatgcatGCATAAGCACTTATATGCACGACATGCATTCTACATGCAATCTTAATCTTATCTTCTTAGGCATGCAATTATGATGCACTTATCAAGTTCACTA
This window encodes:
- the LOC110601519 gene encoding uncharacterized protein LOC110601519, which codes for MASKLGASSGSTLRFVNFQKTGKPLFLPLEQLLFVDKSRTRNVESSRIRASNDENSSLDTWKNASDLDKNIVEFQNRTEGVAGIDSGDNADNNGGHRVNLKEKSEDFRKSLDVSKEESDMIQRMQVIDRAAAAIAAARAILSERLPGNSKANDGDNSNFTGEGGGLGGGVEKKQGATNNGSTFVSRIDHSGNGVPGPDFWSWRPPTDTEKSQYDADLLEAKRSLISPILASPVAMKERCLDFLNIPLESKLSETSSIPPIPPLQSLMEVKKDEVSVSDLDTPSTKEEDSKLNLLCHAHELEIAHVLDEVDEESSGVDPNGSRWWKETGIERRPDGVICRWTMTRGARPNQDVEWQEKFWEASDEFGYKELGSEKSGRDATGNVWREYWRESMWQESGLLHLEKTADKWGKNGRGDEWKEEWWEHYDASNQAEKWAHKWCSVDPTTQLEAGHAHIWHERWGEKYDGHGGTLKYTDKWAERCEDDMWTKWGDKWDERFDPNGHGVKQGETWWEGKHGKRWNRTWGEHHDGSGWIHKYGKSSSGEHWDTHVEQETWYERFPHFGFHHCLDNSIQLREVPKPSDRRQVLKPSD